The following DNA comes from Alienimonas californiensis.
GGGGGCCGTCGGCCTGTGGGACGGTTGGGTCCTGTGGGCGATCGTCGGGATCGTTCTCCTGCTGATTGTGCTGGCGTTCGAGGTGGTGAGCCGCCGGGCGGTGGTGCGGTTCGCCCTCCCGTTCTTCGAACGGGAGCCGCCGTTCAATCTCGTCCCGGAGCCGGCCACCACGGGGGCGCTCGTCACGGAGGTGGCGCTGGACGAGGCGACGAACGCGCGGGGCGAACCGCTGAAGCTGTCGGTCGCGGTCATTCCCGCGGAGGGTCCGCCCCGCGGAGTGGTCATGTTCTGCCCGGAAACCGGCGGCTCGAAGTGGTATTGGCGTCGGTACGCCGAGGCGTTGCCGTCGGCGGGATTCGCGGTGGTGTCGTTCGAGCATCGCGGGATGTTCGAGAGTGACGAGGACCCGCGACATGTGCCGGGCCATTGGCCGGCCGAGCCGGAGGTGGAAGACGCCCTCGCCGTCGTGCGGGCCGTGCTGGACGACCCGGGGCGTTTCGGGCTGCCCCCCGGCCTGCCGCTGGGGGCGTTCGGCGTCAGCCGCGGCGCCTGCGTTTCGTTGGCGGCGGCGGCCCGCGAGCCGCGGATCGCCGCGGTCGCCGCGGACGGCGGCTTCGTCACCGACAGCGTCGTCACGGAGTTCGCCCGCAAATGGGCGATGCTGGCGGTCCCGAAGTGGTTCGTCCCGCTGATCCCCACGTGGCACCTGCGCCAGTCCATGTGGATGATGCGGAAATCGGCCGACCGCAAGAAGGGGATCCGGCACCTCGCCCTCCAGCGCGACCTCCGCGCTCTGCGGGACCGGCCGGTGTGGCTGGTGAGCGGCGCCCGCGACAGCTACGTCACCCCGGAGCAGGCCCGCCGACTGGCCCGTGCCGTCGACGGCACGGTCTGGCTGGTGCCCAAGGCGAAACACAACCAGAGCCGCGATATCGCCGGGGCGGAGTACGACAGGCGTCTGACCGCATTCTTCAACTCCGCCTTCGATCGCACCGCCTAATCGTGCGGCGCGGTCTGCCGAACCGGCGGACGACCGTACAGCGACGTCTGTGGGGCGGATTTCG
Coding sequences within:
- a CDS encoding alpha/beta hydrolase; amino-acid sequence: MILVPLALAEPAAGLASEPPGPGAVGLWDGWVLWAIVGIVLLLIVLAFEVVSRRAVVRFALPFFEREPPFNLVPEPATTGALVTEVALDEATNARGEPLKLSVAVIPAEGPPRGVVMFCPETGGSKWYWRRYAEALPSAGFAVVSFEHRGMFESDEDPRHVPGHWPAEPEVEDALAVVRAVLDDPGRFGLPPGLPLGAFGVSRGACVSLAAAAREPRIAAVAADGGFVTDSVVTEFARKWAMLAVPKWFVPLIPTWHLRQSMWMMRKSADRKKGIRHLALQRDLRALRDRPVWLVSGARDSYVTPEQARRLARAVDGTVWLVPKAKHNQSRDIAGAEYDRRLTAFFNSAFDRTA